In a genomic window of Lacrimispora sp. BS-2:
- a CDS encoding amino acid ABC transporter ATP-binding protein, which translates to MPDMVKVENLKKNFGDLEVLKDISLTVKEGEKLVIIGPSGSGKSTFIRCINYLEEPTSGKITVAGTEVTKKNHLEMAKKYSSMVFQQFNLYPHLTVLENLTLAPIKLQHVPKEEAKNNAIKCLERVGLKEKAGNYPVQLSGGQQQRVAIARALCTKQPLILFDEPTSALDPEMVQEVLNVMVELAHENITMICVTHEMGFARQVADRVIFMDGGYILEEGTPEHFFECPEHERTKAFLSKILH; encoded by the coding sequence ATGCCAGATATGGTGAAAGTTGAAAACTTAAAAAAGAACTTCGGAGATTTAGAGGTTTTAAAGGATATAAGCCTGACGGTAAAGGAGGGCGAAAAGCTGGTCATCATCGGACCCTCCGGTTCAGGAAAGTCCACCTTTATCCGCTGCATCAACTACCTGGAGGAACCCACCAGCGGAAAGATAACCGTGGCAGGTACGGAAGTGACAAAAAAGAATCATTTGGAAATGGCTAAAAAGTATTCCTCTATGGTCTTTCAGCAATTCAATTTGTATCCCCATCTCACTGTCTTAGAAAATCTGACTCTTGCACCCATCAAGCTTCAGCATGTTCCCAAGGAAGAGGCAAAGAACAATGCCATCAAATGCCTGGAACGAGTCGGCTTAAAGGAAAAAGCGGGGAATTATCCGGTCCAGCTCTCGGGCGGACAGCAGCAGAGGGTGGCCATTGCCAGGGCTTTATGTACCAAACAGCCATTAATACTTTTTGATGAGCCTACTTCTGCACTGGATCCTGAGATGGTTCAGGAGGTTTTAAATGTTATGGTGGAGCTGGCCCATGAGAATATTACCATGATCTGCGTAACTCATGAAATGGGCTTTGCACGCCAGGTGGCAGACCGTGTGATCTTTATGGATGGGGGCTACATCCTGGAAGAGGGAACACCGGAACACTTTTTTGAATGTCCGGAGCATGAGCGGACCAAAGCGTTTTTAAGCAAGATCCTTCATTAG
- a CDS encoding transporter substrate-binding domain-containing protein yields MMKKMLSLALAFAAMASLTACGAKAPEATTAETTAKEGTTAAGSEAAGGNMTADVQKIIDRGALKVGCKADIPKFSLLNTATGEYEGFEDDLAYEIAGTIFGCTADEAKERKLVEFQGVTAKTRGPLLENGEIDLVIATFTITPERKETYNFSTPYFTDAVGLLVNKNSGIESIEDLDGKIIGIAQSSTTKDGFKKYVDEKGFKVNPQFQEFDGYPALAQALATKQIDCFSVDRAILTGYLNDGNQILSDRFAEQDYGVAAAKQNAGLAAIVDEKVTSMVSDGSLMALQDKWELQ; encoded by the coding sequence ATGATGAAAAAAATGTTATCACTTGCCCTGGCTTTTGCAGCTATGGCATCCTTAACCGCATGCGGAGCAAAGGCTCCGGAGGCTACCACCGCAGAGACGACTGCAAAGGAAGGAACAACGGCGGCCGGTTCAGAGGCAGCAGGCGGAAACATGACTGCAGACGTACAGAAGATTATTGACCGAGGAGCTTTAAAGGTTGGCTGTAAGGCTGATATTCCAAAGTTCAGCTTACTGAATACGGCAACCGGTGAATATGAAGGCTTTGAGGATGACCTGGCTTATGAGATCGCCGGTACTATCTTTGGCTGCACTGCGGATGAAGCAAAAGAAAGGAAGCTGGTAGAATTTCAGGGCGTAACTGCTAAGACCAGAGGACCTCTTCTGGAGAACGGAGAGATCGACCTTGTTATCGCTACCTTTACCATTACACCGGAAAGAAAAGAGACTTACAACTTTTCTACTCCATATTTTACCGATGCGGTAGGACTTCTGGTCAATAAGAATTCCGGAATCGAGTCCATCGAAGATCTGGATGGCAAGATCATTGGTATCGCCCAGTCCTCCACCACTAAGGACGGCTTTAAGAAATATGTTGACGAAAAAGGATTCAAGGTTAATCCTCAGTTCCAGGAGTTTGACGGTTATCCGGCACTGGCTCAGGCGCTGGCAACCAAGCAGATCGACTGCTTCTCTGTAGACCGTGCTATCCTGACAGGCTATTTAAATGACGGCAACCAGATCTTATCTGACCGGTTCGCAGAACAGGATTACGGTGTGGCAGCAGCAAAGCAGAATGCAGGGCTTGCAGCCATTGTTGATGAAAAGGTGACTTCCATGGTTTCTGACGGCTCCCTTATGGCCCTTCAGGACAAATGGGAATTGCAGTAA
- a CDS encoding amino acid ABC transporter permease, protein MIKGLFDAKRWNALFQAFPEYYIPGFLMTLKISLVGLAVALALGVIFGMFSTAKFKLLRIISRIYVEFIQNTPLALQVLCYYSVLPMLFSSSGFRIPKFVLGVIGVGVYHGAYISEVIRTGIEAIPKGQSEAASSQGFSYLETMYHIILPQTIKIIMPPLANQALNLVKNTSILAMVAGMDLMYFTDSWGADRGYFAQAYFTSAVMYFIICFPLARLARYLEIRSMRLPIAKTLDINADEEAAC, encoded by the coding sequence ATGATAAAAGGTCTTTTTGATGCAAAACGTTGGAATGCCCTGTTTCAGGCATTTCCTGAATATTATATACCGGGCTTTCTTATGACGCTTAAAATATCACTGGTGGGGCTGGCCGTTGCGCTGGCCCTTGGAGTGATATTTGGTATGTTTTCCACGGCTAAATTTAAGCTGTTAAGGATAATTTCGCGAATTTATGTGGAATTCATACAGAACACGCCTTTGGCTTTGCAGGTATTATGCTATTATTCCGTGCTGCCCATGTTATTTTCCAGCTCAGGCTTCCGGATTCCCAAGTTCGTACTGGGAGTGATCGGAGTAGGTGTTTATCACGGCGCCTATATATCGGAGGTCATCAGGACCGGAATCGAAGCCATACCAAAAGGCCAGTCCGAGGCTGCTTCATCTCAGGGCTTTTCCTATCTGGAAACCATGTATCATATCATTCTGCCTCAGACCATAAAGATTATAATGCCGCCTCTTGCGAATCAGGCACTTAATCTGGTAAAGAATACTTCCATTCTGGCAATGGTGGCCGGTATGGATCTTATGTACTTTACGGATTCCTGGGGAGCTGACCGGGGATACTTTGCCCAGGCGTATTTTACAAGCGCCGTGATGTACTTTATCATCTGTTTCCCATTGGCAAGGCTGGCCCGTTATCTGGAGATCAGATCCATGCGGCTGCCTATCGCAAAAACGCTTGATATTAATGCAGATGAGGAGGCAGCATGTTAG
- a CDS encoding amino acid ABC transporter permease gives MLELFQQIFTQANVTFMLKGLRMTVMIAVFATLISTFFGTILALIRTYSTGKWKWAGGIVAVYTEFFRCTPNLLWILWIYFTVKGNKVGVSVFAISLFTSAVMAEIFRGGLNSIPKGQFEGAQSQGFSFVETLIYIVLPQMYKKVLPALLSQVITIIKDTSFLKMVDVAEFMRNCSVVLGSIYDVRGMLLLFGFEALCYFTICFALSCVVRGYQKTIVTG, from the coding sequence ATGTTAGAATTATTTCAGCAGATATTTACTCAGGCCAACGTGACTTTCATGCTGAAGGGACTGAGAATGACTGTCATGATTGCCGTTTTCGCCACCCTTATCAGTACATTTTTCGGAACGATCCTGGCTCTTATCAGAACCTATTCAACAGGAAAATGGAAATGGGCAGGAGGGATTGTGGCTGTTTATACAGAATTTTTCCGCTGTACGCCCAATCTTTTGTGGATACTCTGGATCTATTTCACCGTGAAGGGGAATAAGGTAGGAGTATCAGTATTTGCCATTTCCCTTTTCACTTCAGCGGTCATGGCTGAAATATTCCGGGGGGGCTTAAACTCCATTCCAAAGGGGCAGTTTGAAGGTGCCCAGTCCCAGGGATTTAGCTTTGTAGAGACTCTTATCTATATCGTGCTTCCTCAGATGTATAAAAAGGTGCTTCCGGCCCTGCTCAGTCAGGTGATCACCATCATCAAGGATACTTCCTTCTTAAAAATGGTGGATGTGGCGGAGTTTATGAGAAACTGCTCCGTTGTTCTTGGAAGCATTTACGATGTCAGGGGCATGCTGCTTTTGTTCGGCTTTGAAGCCCTCTGTTATTTTACCATCTGCTTTGCTCTTAGCTGTGTGGTGAGGGGATATCAGAAAACCATTGTAACTGGTTAG